One part of the Palaemon carinicauda isolate YSFRI2023 chromosome 23, ASM3689809v2, whole genome shotgun sequence genome encodes these proteins:
- the LOC137617533 gene encoding uncharacterized protein has translation MNISKRDKGQGVVILDKAEYLRKMEDILNERSKFRELVSEDPLIHTLNMENKINYRVRKWEKDGILSDETASAMMATGTQLGIMYGAPKIHKRGIPLRPILAAINKCSYDLPKHLVTKLAPLTVNEYTLKNTYEFVDLINSVEDANNHVFCSFDIECRWSSDGIAVWTNLSKYISMLS, from the exons ATGAATATAAGTAAACGGGATAAAGGCCAAGgagttgtaatactggataaagctgaatatttaaggaaaatggaagatattttaaatgaaaggtccaagttcagagagttggtgtcggaggaccccttaattcacactttaaatatggaaaataaaatcaaCTACAGAGTTCGTAAGTGggagaaggatggcatattgtcagacgaaacagcctcagcaatgatggcaacaggaacacaacttggtattatgtatggtgccccaaagattcacaaaagaggcattcctctgagaccaattctcgcCGCTATTAATAAATGCTCCTATGACCTgcccaaacatctagtaactaagctcgcccctctcacagtaaatgaatataccctgaaaaatacttatgaatttgtagacttgataaattctgtcgaagatgcaaataacCATGTTTTTTGCAGCTTCGACATCGaat gtagatggagtagcgatggaatcgccgtgtggaccaaccttagcaaatatatttctatgttatcgTGA